One Alcaligenes ammonioxydans DNA segment encodes these proteins:
- the pmbA gene encoding metalloprotease PmbA has translation MSHPTISQLSISANQFQFCELVDEALRHAKKLGASDAAVDISENKGLAVSVRQLELETVEQTQDRSLGVTVFAGQRSGSASTSDFSVKALRETVEAAWHIARYTAEDPFAGLPEADMLAQQYPDLHLHHPWLLDADQAARLAIRAEQAALELSPLISNSEGASVDTLEGHFVMGNSRGFLGGYPYSRHSLSVSPIAGKGDNMHRDYWYSSSRDPSRLASPESVGRYAAERTLSRLSARRIPTGRYPVLFEAPLAVGLIGSLVQATSGSALYRKTSFLLDSLGKTVMAKHIDVLERPHLAAAMGSAPFDSEGVLTADRDVVRAGELKGYFLSSYAGRKLGMPSTGNAGGSHNLLLSSRLTRPEDDLDAMLKKMDRGLLVTELIGQGVNYLTGDYSRGAFGYWVENGRIQHAVEEVTIAGNLAEMFAQIVAVGADTFAAGSKRTGSILIEQMSVAGA, from the coding sequence ATGAGTCATCCAACTATTTCTCAATTGTCGATCAGTGCCAATCAGTTCCAGTTTTGTGAATTGGTGGACGAGGCGCTGCGGCATGCCAAAAAACTGGGCGCCAGTGATGCTGCCGTCGATATCTCCGAAAACAAGGGCCTGGCGGTCTCCGTGCGTCAGCTGGAACTGGAGACGGTAGAGCAGACGCAAGACCGCTCCTTGGGTGTGACCGTGTTTGCGGGCCAGCGCAGCGGCTCGGCCTCCACCTCCGATTTTTCCGTCAAGGCGCTGCGTGAGACGGTGGAGGCGGCCTGGCATATTGCCCGCTATACCGCTGAAGATCCCTTTGCCGGTTTACCTGAAGCAGACATGCTGGCGCAGCAGTATCCCGACCTGCATTTGCACCATCCCTGGCTGCTGGATGCTGATCAGGCTGCCCGACTGGCTATCCGCGCCGAGCAGGCCGCGCTGGAACTGAGCCCTCTGATCAGCAATTCGGAAGGCGCCTCGGTCGATACGCTGGAAGGACATTTTGTGATGGGCAACAGCCGCGGCTTTCTGGGCGGCTACCCCTACAGCCGTCATTCGCTCAGTGTCAGCCCTATTGCTGGCAAGGGTGACAATATGCACCGCGATTACTGGTACAGCAGCTCGCGCGATCCATCCCGTCTGGCCAGTCCCGAATCGGTCGGGCGTTACGCGGCCGAGCGTACCTTGTCGCGCCTGTCGGCGCGCCGTATTCCTACGGGTCGCTACCCAGTCCTGTTCGAGGCTCCGCTGGCTGTGGGCCTGATCGGCTCTCTGGTGCAGGCCACCAGCGGGTCGGCCCTGTATCGCAAAACCAGTTTTCTGCTCGATTCGCTGGGCAAGACCGTCATGGCCAAGCACATTGATGTGCTGGAGCGCCCGCATCTGGCAGCTGCCATGGGTAGTGCGCCGTTTGATTCGGAAGGCGTGCTCACGGCGGACCGCGACGTGGTGCGTGCTGGCGAGCTGAAAGGCTACTTTTTGTCGTCGTACGCGGGTCGCAAGCTGGGTATGCCGTCCACGGGTAATGCCGGTGGTTCACACAACCTGCTGCTTAGCTCGCGGCTCACCCGCCCTGAGGATGATCTGGATGCCATGCTCAAGAAGATGGACCGCGGCCTGCTGGTGACCGAGCTGATCGGTCAGGGAGTCAATTACCTGACAGGTGATTATTCGCGGGGCGCGTTTGGTTACTGGGTGGAAAATGGCCGTATTCAGCATGCGGTGGAGGAAGTGACCATTGCCGGTAATCTGGCTGAGATGTTTGCCCAGATCGTGGCTGTGGGGGCGGACACCTTTGCCGCCGGCTCCAAGCGCACGGGCTCGATTTTGATCGAACAGATGTCGGTAGCCGGCGCCTGA
- a CDS encoding TRAP transporter substrate-binding protein, whose translation MQRRSFLKKAGLGAVASTAAIAAPAIAQSNPKVNWKLTSTYGPATPALFSTAQAFCKMVEEASDGNFNIRLYPAGEIVPGFGVMDAVSNGTVECGQTASYYYYGKDPSFSFDTAVPFGLNARQMNAWMQEGNGTKLLRELFATRNIINFSFGNTGTQMGGWYRKEINSLEDLKGLKMRTAGFAGEVLARMGVVPQQVPPGDIYPSLEKGTLDAVEFVGPVDDEKLGFQKVAKYYYYPGWWEGSAQVSLYVNDAAFQALPKQYQSLIEIASRAAGERMLCQYDAQSPGALRRLIASGAILKAFPRDVMDESFKTANIVYKEFCDKDPMFKKIHDDYMGFRDALVPWFRVAEGSYDNYLGIALANQKKG comes from the coding sequence ATGCAGCGTCGCTCGTTTCTGAAAAAGGCAGGTCTTGGTGCGGTCGCCAGTACTGCCGCTATTGCTGCCCCTGCTATTGCCCAGAGCAATCCCAAGGTTAATTGGAAGCTGACATCGACATACGGCCCCGCCACCCCGGCGCTGTTTTCGACCGCTCAGGCGTTTTGCAAGATGGTGGAAGAGGCCTCGGATGGCAACTTCAATATCCGTTTGTACCCGGCCGGTGAAATCGTTCCCGGTTTTGGTGTGATGGATGCGGTCAGCAACGGCACCGTTGAGTGTGGTCAGACAGCTTCGTATTACTACTACGGCAAAGATCCATCGTTCAGCTTTGATACGGCAGTGCCATTTGGGCTGAACGCGCGTCAGATGAATGCCTGGATGCAGGAAGGCAACGGGACGAAACTGCTGCGAGAGTTATTCGCGACCCGTAACATCATCAACTTTTCCTTCGGGAATACCGGCACCCAGATGGGCGGCTGGTACCGTAAGGAAATCAATTCTCTGGAAGACCTGAAAGGTCTGAAGATGCGTACGGCCGGTTTTGCCGGTGAAGTGCTGGCCCGTATGGGTGTGGTGCCTCAGCAAGTGCCGCCGGGCGATATCTACCCATCGCTGGAAAAAGGCACGCTGGATGCCGTGGAATTCGTCGGTCCCGTGGATGACGAAAAGCTGGGCTTTCAGAAAGTGGCCAAATACTACTACTACCCCGGTTGGTGGGAAGGTTCGGCGCAAGTGTCGCTGTACGTTAACGACGCCGCTTTCCAGGCACTGCCAAAGCAATACCAGTCGCTGATTGAAATTGCGTCGCGTGCTGCCGGCGAGCGCATGCTGTGCCAGTACGACGCGCAAAGCCCAGGCGCCTTGCGTCGTCTGATCGCCAGCGGCGCCATTTTGAAAGCCTTCCCGCGTGATGTGATGGATGAGTCCTTCAAAACAGCCAATATCGTGTACAAGGAATTCTGCGACAAGGACCCCATGTTCAAGAAGATTCACGACGATTACATGGGTTTCCGCGATGCGCTTGTGCCTTGGTTCCGCGTGGCCGAAGGCTCCTACGACAACTACCTGGGCATTGCTTTGGCAAACCAGAAAAAAGGCTGA
- the yjgA gene encoding ribosome biogenesis factor YjgA, translated as MARPRTEIDENGYDRPSKSQVKREMHALLDLGKRLIELSDDRLKQLDLGEPLLAAIKDAKRISPTAREGRRRQIHYVGKLMRNVDPEPILKQLDVWENGSKEETRAMHRLEALRDLLLRDDDALTEFMNEFSGADIQQLRTLIRAARKEAEKNSTLAQGQDPQRKHYRALYQYIKTLVDLSESA; from the coding sequence ATGGCCCGTCCACGCACTGAAATCGATGAAAACGGTTACGACCGTCCCAGCAAATCGCAGGTAAAACGCGAGATGCACGCTCTGCTCGATCTGGGCAAACGCCTGATTGAGCTCTCGGACGACAGACTCAAACAGTTAGATCTGGGCGAGCCCTTACTGGCCGCCATCAAGGATGCCAAACGCATCAGCCCAACGGCGCGGGAAGGACGGCGCCGCCAGATCCACTATGTGGGCAAGCTCATGCGCAATGTGGACCCTGAGCCGATCCTGAAACAACTGGATGTCTGGGAAAATGGCTCCAAAGAAGAAACCCGTGCCATGCACAGGCTGGAGGCTTTGCGCGACCTGTTGTTGCGTGATGACGACGCTTTGACCGAATTCATGAATGAGTTTTCCGGGGCCGACATCCAGCAATTGCGCACCCTGATTCGTGCCGCACGCAAAGAAGCGGAGAAAAATTCCACACTGGCACAAGGCCAGGACCCGCAGCGCAAACACTACCGTGCCCTGTACCAGTACATCAAGACCTTGGTAGATCTTTCGGAGTCCGCATGA
- a CDS encoding alpha/beta hydrolase, with protein sequence MNPLLESIEIETGANPQHAIIWLHGLGADGHDFAPIVPELGLQDAPAIRFIFPHAPIQPVTINGGMAMRSWYDIYVADLVRREDESGLRQSQIEVQNLIARENARGIPTENIVLAGFSQGCAMTLQTGLRLPERLAGMLCLSGYLPLAHAVEAERHPANQNTPIFMAHGSMDPVVPLSRAEASRQQLEAMGYQVQWNVYPMPHAVCPEEISAIGGFLRQVLR encoded by the coding sequence ATGAACCCTCTGCTTGAGTCGATTGAGATTGAAACCGGTGCCAACCCCCAGCATGCCATTATCTGGCTGCACGGTTTAGGCGCCGACGGCCATGATTTTGCCCCTATCGTGCCCGAGCTGGGCCTGCAAGACGCTCCGGCCATTCGTTTCATTTTCCCGCATGCCCCCATCCAGCCTGTCACCATCAACGGTGGCATGGCCATGCGTTCCTGGTACGACATTTATGTGGCGGATCTGGTGCGCCGCGAGGACGAAAGTGGTCTGCGTCAGTCACAGATCGAAGTGCAGAACCTGATCGCCCGTGAAAACGCCCGTGGTATCCCCACCGAAAATATTGTGCTGGCCGGCTTTTCCCAAGGCTGCGCCATGACCTTGCAAACAGGCCTGCGCTTGCCCGAGCGTCTGGCGGGCATGCTCTGTCTGTCGGGCTACCTGCCTTTGGCCCATGCCGTCGAAGCCGAGCGTCATCCCGCCAACCAGAATACCCCCATTTTCATGGCGCACGGCAGCATGGACCCGGTCGTCCCCCTCAGCCGTGCTGAAGCCAGCCGCCAGCAGCTCGAGGCAATGGGCTATCAGGTGCAATGGAATGTCTACCCCATGCCCCACGCAGTCTGTCCGGAAGAAATCAGCGCCATCGGCGGATTCCTCAGACAAGTCCTGCGCTAA